One Phaseolus vulgaris cultivar G19833 chromosome 2, P. vulgaris v2.0, whole genome shotgun sequence DNA window includes the following coding sequences:
- the LOC137812193 gene encoding probable xyloglucan endotransglucosylase/hydrolase protein 16 → MAIRETYLRVSAPLLAYFLMCIFGVIAEGNFYEDIAITWGEHGGVKILGSNFLVLSLDQFSGSGFQSKAEYLYGRIDMQLKLVSGNSAGTVTAYYLSSEGPNHDEIDFEFLGNISGEPYIVHTNIYTQGIGNREQQFYLWFDPTKHFHTYTIVWNLQRIIFLVDNIPIRVFNNYESRGVPFASHQPMRLYSSLWCADQWATRGGLVKTNWSYAPFKAYYRNFDAKACVWSKGSSSCPSNSVTTTHNNTWQVQDLDAYGRNLLRWVQKYYMIYNYCKDYKRFPQGRPRECRLSSFA, encoded by the exons ATGGCAATACGTGAGACATATCTGAGAGTTTCAGCTCCATTGCTGGCCTATTTCTTGATGTGTATCTTTGGAGTCATTGCTGAGGGTAATTTCTATGAAGATATTGCCATCACTTGGGGTGAGCATGGAGGTGTGAAGATACTTGGAAGCAACTTTCTCGTGCTTTCTCTAGACCAGTTCTCTGGCTCTGGCTTTCAATCCAAAGCAGAATATCTGTATGGAAGAATAGACATGCAGCTTAAGCTTGTCTCTGGCAACTCAGCTGGCACAGTCACTGCGTATTAT TTATCTTCTGAAGGGCCAAATCATGATGAGATAGATTTTGAGTTCTTGGGAAACATCAGTGGAGAGCCCTACATAGTCCACACCAATATCTACACCCAAGGCATAGGCAATAGAGAACAACAATTCTATCTTTGGTTTGACCCCACAAAACATTTCCACACTTACACAATTGTATGGAACCTTCAACGCATCAT TTTCTTGGTAGATAATATCCCTATTAGAGTCTTCAACAACTATGAATCCAGGGGAGTTCCATTTGCTAGCCACCAGCCCATGAGGCTATACTCCAGTCTATGGTGTGCAGACCAGTGGGCAACAAGAGGAGGGCTTGTGAAAACTAATTGGTCCTATGCTCCTTTCAAAGCTTACTATAGGAATTTTGATGCTAAAGCATGTGTGTGGTCCAAAGGATCATCTTCCTGTCCTTCAAACTCAGTTACCACTACTCACAATAATACTTGGCAAGTTCAAGATTTGGATGCTTATGGTAGAAATCTTCTGAGATGGGTGCAAAAGTATTACATGATTTATAACTACTGCAAAGATTACAAGCGATTTCCTCAAGGTCGACCTCGTGAATGCAGGCTTTCTAGTTTCGCTTGA
- the LOC137812195 gene encoding SH3 domain-containing protein 3, whose amino-acid sequence MDALRKQASKFREQVAKQQQAVIKQFSSSGYESSDVVVIDEVEMQRHHQLEKLYRATRSGKDFQKEIVKAAETFTAIGYKHIETGTKLSEDCSKYGAENNSDNILAKAASVYGDARKHVEKEHEELNLLLSTQVLDPLRQMINGAPLEDARHLAQRYSRMRQEAEAQREEIARRQIRVRESQTAEHVAKLHAAEAKMQELKANMAVLGKEASAALAAVEAQQQRLTFQRLVAMVEGEKTFHLRVAAILGEIEAEMVSDRQKKESAPPVAISENGSEKTMYFLAEATHSFSAESEKELSFSKGDFVVVRKVSPAGWSEGECNGRAGWFPSAYVEKRQRIPSSNSASEVF is encoded by the exons ATGGATGCTTTGAGGAAACAAGCCAGCAAGTTCAGAGAGCAAGTTGCCAAACAGCAACAG GCTGTAATAAAGCAGTTCAGCAGTAGTGGTTATGAGAGCTCAGATGTTGTGGTCATTGATGAGGTCGAAATGCAGAGACATCATCAGCTGGAAAAGCTGTATAGGGCCACCCGTTCAGGGAAG GATTTCCAGAAAGAAATTGTTAAGGCAGCAGAAACGTTTACAGCTATAGGTTACAAGCATATTGAAACAG GAACAAAACTTTCTGAGGATTGCTCTAAATATGGAGCAGAGAACAACAGTGATAACATATTAGCCAAGGCTGCATCTGTATATGGTGATGCCCGCAAGCATGTAGAAAAGGAGCACGAAGAGTTAAATCTGCTTTTATCTACCCAG GTATTAGATCCTTTGAGGCAGATGATCAATGGTGCACCTTTGGAGGATGCACGTCATCTTGCTCAACGATATAGTCGAATGAGACAAGAAGCAGAGGCACAA AGGGAAGAGATTGCTAGAAGACAAATACGGGTTCGGGAATCTCAAACTGCTGAACATGTAGCCAAACTGCATGCTGCGGAAGCAAAGATGCAGGAGCTGAAAGCAAACATGGCAGTTCTAGGTAAAGAAGCTTCAGCTGCATTGGCTGCTGTTGAAGCACAACAGCAGAGACTTACTTTTCAAAGGCTTGTTGCCATG GTTGAAGGAGAAAAGACTTTCCATTTAAGAGTTGCAGCTATTCTTGGTGAAATTGAAGCTGAG ATGGTCTCAGATAGACAGAAGAAAGAATCTGCCCCTCCAGTGGCTATTTCTGAGAATGGCTCAGAGAAAACTATGTACTTCTTGGCTGAA GCAACGCATTCCTTCAGTGCTGAATCAGAAAAGGAACTAAGTTTTTCAAAGGGCGATTTTGTGGTTGTGCGAAAG GTGAGCCCTGCAGGATGGTCAGAAGGAGAATGCAATGGTAGAGCAGGATGGTTTCCTTCTGCATATGTGGAGAAAAGACAAAGAATCCCCTCTAGCAACTCAGCCAGTGAAGTTTTCTAG
- the LOC137812196 gene encoding uncharacterized protein, producing MPSGAKKRKAARKKKEKENKINPSTNNPQGNGGLKSIDEEGSDGGKGNFPAIHGQDDQHNPFKDGSEELESAAQPHASDVESLKVVSSDVKIDQELGGKEDCVVLVERSLNSEESFESKNISFEHNETAKESYFKNGNGSDTSKGESLFEKNSDNGNCISVEEAIVCHVFVKSNESVSEVEKSDSGSVVLEKSVVHPEEVTNLAMKINEDNVCPLTNENVTTLSMGEPKPKQCDSKILTPVSASPFTKYTIGAEHIKGCELTETSKDQPHAALAPNVVKKTSWLSCCGLFEVLSSSNR from the exons ATGCCTTCAGGTGCTAAGAAGAGAAAAGCCGCAAGgaaaaagaaggaaaaggaaaacaaaatcaATCCATCGACCAACAATCCCCAAG GAAATGGTGGTTTGAAGTCAATAGACGAGGAAGGAAGTGATGGTGGTAAGGGTAATTTTCCTGCCATTCACGGGCAGGATGACCAGCATAATCCATTCAAAGATGGAAGTGAAGAACTGGAATCTGCTGCTCAGCCGCATGCTTCTGATGTTGAGTCCTTGAAAGTAGTCTCTAGTGATGTCAAGATTGACCAAGAGTTAGGAGGAAAGGAAGATTGTGTTGTTTTGGTAGAGAGAAGTTTGAATTCTGAGGAGAGTTTTGAGAGCAAAAATATAAGTTTTGAACACAATGAGACTGCCAAGGAATCATATTTTAAGAATGGGAATGGTAGCGATACTTCAAAGGGTGAATCCCTCTTCGAGAAGAACTCGGACAATGGGAATTGTATTTCAGTCGAAGAGGCAATTGTTTGTCATGTGTTTGTTAAGTCCAATGAGTCTGTGTCTGAGGTAGAAAAAAGTGATAGTGGAAGTGTAGTACTAGAGAAGTCAGTAGTCCATCCTGAAGAAGTGACCAATCTCGCTATGAAGATAAATGAGGATAATGTATGTCCCTTAACCAATGAGAATGTGACAACATTAAGTATGGGGGAGCCTAAGCCAAAGCAATGTGATAGTAAAATTTTAACTCCAGTGTCTGCTAGTCCTTTCACTAAATATACCATTGGTGCTGAACATATTAAAGGTTGTGAGCTCACAGAAACTTCCAAGGACCAG CCTCATGCAGCATTGGCTCCAAATGTGGTGAAAAAGACCTCATGGTTGAGTTGCTGTGGATTGTTTGAAGTTCTCTCAAGTTCAAATAGATAA
- the LOC137812197 gene encoding membrane protein PM19L-like has translation MANEQMKPIATLLLGLNFCMYAIVLGIGGWAMNRAIDHGFIIGPQLKLPAHFSPLFFPMGNASTGFFVTFSLLAGVVGAASAISGINHIRSWTAESLPSAASVATMAWTLTLLAMGFAWKEIGLRVRNARLKTMESFIIILSATQLFYIFAIHGAAAAYRR, from the exons ATGGCCAATGAGCAAATGAAGCCTATTGCCACCCTTCTTCTGGGGTTGAACTTCTGCATGTATGCCATAGTTTTGGGCATTGGTGGATGGGCCATGAACAGAGCAATAGATCATGGTTTTATTATAG GTCCACAATTAAAACTGCCAGCACACTTTTCACCCTTATTCTTCCCCATGGGAAATGCTTCCACTGGATTCTTTGTAACATTTTCTTTGCTTGCTGGAGTGGTTGGTGCTGCATCAGCAATATCAGGAATCAATCATATCCGGTCCTGGACTGCTGAGAGCTTGCCATCTGCAGCTTCAGTTGCTACCATGGCTTGGACTCTTACACTCCTGGCCATGGG CTTTGCCTGGAAAGAGATTGGACTTCGTGTCAGAAATGCACGTCTG AAAACAATGGAGTCTTTTATCATTATACTTTCAGCTACACAGCTTTTCTACATATTTGCTATTCACGGTGCTGCTGCTGCATACAGAAGATAA